The Panicum hallii strain FIL2 chromosome 9, PHallii_v3.1, whole genome shotgun sequence genome has a window encoding:
- the LOC112878128 gene encoding protein XAP5 CIRCADIAN TIMEKEEPER-like translates to MLGFGDGYVGTVQDTVKIRRLEKQREAEHCKIEELKNKSADGQPGLLQFGSNTSEEHAVAKLEQIERGAFTLMHGVKL, encoded by the exons ATGTTGGGGTTCGGTGATGGGTACGTTGGGACGGTGCAGGACACGGTGAAGATCCGGCGGCTGGAGAAGCAGCGCGAGGCGGAGCATTGCAAGATCGAGGAGCTCAAGAACAAGTCTGCCGACGGGCAGCCCGGCCTCCTCCAGTTCGGCTCCAACACCTCCGAG GAACATGCAGTGGCGAAGCTAGAACAAATTGAAAGGGGTGCATTTACCTTGATGCATGGAGTTAAACTGTGA